In Paenibacillus guangzhouensis, a single window of DNA contains:
- the deoC gene encoding deoxyribose-phosphate aldolase, whose product MINAVQLAQYVDHTLLKPDANETDIVKLCEEAKQYQFYSVCVNGVWVAKCRELLEGTNVRIAAVVGFPLGANSSIVKAFEAAKAVEDGAAEIDMVLQVGLLRAGKLEAVQEDIAQVVRMVQGKAIVKVIFETGMLTDDEKISACRCAEQAGAHYVKTSTGFGKGGATVEDIRLMRAHVSPHIGVKASGGVRDQETALRMIEAGATRIGASAGIQIVTGNKPAEGGTY is encoded by the coding sequence ATGATCAATGCTGTACAGCTAGCTCAATATGTAGATCATACCTTATTAAAACCGGATGCCAATGAGACGGACATCGTGAAGCTTTGCGAGGAAGCCAAACAATATCAATTTTACAGCGTATGCGTGAATGGTGTATGGGTTGCGAAATGCCGCGAGCTGCTAGAGGGCACGAATGTCCGTATCGCTGCGGTTGTCGGTTTCCCGCTTGGCGCGAATTCAAGTATCGTGAAGGCATTTGAAGCAGCGAAAGCGGTGGAAGACGGTGCGGCGGAGATTGACATGGTCCTACAGGTTGGATTGCTTCGAGCAGGTAAGCTTGAGGCGGTGCAAGAGGACATTGCCCAAGTCGTTCGGATGGTACAGGGCAAGGCAATTGTGAAAGTCATCTTCGAGACAGGCATGCTTACGGACGATGAGAAGATTTCGGCTTGCAGATGCGCTGAGCAGGCGGGGGCGCATTATGTGAAGACTTCGACTGGTTTTGGTAAAGGCGGAGCAACGGTTGAGGATATTCGGTTAATGCGTGCGCATGTATCGCCGCATATTGGTGTGAAGGCATCTGGCGGCGTTCGAGATCAAGAAACCGCGTTGCGGATGATCGAAGCTGGAGCAACGCGGATTGGCGCGAGTGCAGGTATTCAGATCGTGACAGGGAACAAGCCGGCAGAAGGCGGCACGTACTAG
- the addB gene encoding helicase-exonuclease AddAB subunit AddB has product MSIQFVIGRSGSGKTHYILNEVKEKLRQQPDGAPLMILVPEQGTFQVEHAIVNSPDVQGMIRGQVLSFRRLAFRVMQEIGGTALLPINDEGKKMLLYTIIHRHQKELRLFGKSADQLGFVDKLNELYNEFKRYCLDVTQLEEHEAFAAQHMSSQTIVQDKLHDITLIYREFEQSLANRYVDSEHYLALLAEGLPQIASIANTEIWIDGFHGFTPQEYQVLEQIVKYAARVTITCCVDKPYDDGVPPHELELFHPAATTYMQIRALAEQLSVPVEPSIVLEDSPLPRYLHSPMLSHLERAYDRRTPMRMVDTTIVQPDNPACGVTLYGAVNRRAEVEGVVREMLRLSRERGVRWREMAIMVRNIADYEELVTTIFTDHDIPYFLDQKRKVLHHPLVEFIRSSLEIVSNHWRYDAVFRAIKTDFLLPADGSVGRHEMDKLENYVLATGIQGSRWTDGRPWRKMHAVSLDPNEDASATELELEMDSNDELEQCRERIVQPLHAFEKALKNARNVRGMCEAVYSLLVRVEAANRLDRMSHEQVLAGQPQRAKEHRQLWGNVIDMLDQIVEMMGDEELSIELFAGVVETGLESMKLALVPAALDQVLIGSMDRTRSGQIKHCFMLGVNDGVIPARAIEDGVLTEQERERLEEIGLRLAPGIRRKLLDERFIIYQALTTPSEHLWVSYPLADEEGRTLLPSELMRHLRTIFPGIQERLLTGEPHPLQSTEEQLRYIAHPERTLSYLIVQLRQWRRGLDIAEFWWQVFDWFANQEAWQPKLQMLLQSLFYRNDVASLGAETSRKLYGAHLKSSVSRMEKYVSCPFAHFASHGLKLKERQLFRLEAPDIGQLFHAALSQMAVQFKEENRHWGDLTPEECRFEAEKIVDALTPRLQGEILLSSKRFGYIARKLKEIVGRAAAILGEHARRGSFEPIGLELDFGPDKPLPSLQFTLDNGCTMEIVGRIDRVDKAEGDKGVMLRVIDYKSSQTDLKLHEVYYGLSLQMLTYLDVLLTNAEVWLGEKALPAGTLYFHVHNPLLQASNGLSREQAHEQTLKRFKMKGLVLADREAVSLMDASLDKGYSQVLPVAVKADGGFYSNASVASMDQWDTLRTAVRSTIRRIGTDITNGEVAIEPYKIAQTTACDHCSYKPVCQFDELVEGNHFKKLAKPKKDDVWNLLEQKGGASDDDEQ; this is encoded by the coding sequence ATGTCAATTCAATTCGTAATCGGCCGCTCGGGCAGCGGCAAGACGCACTATATCCTGAACGAGGTCAAGGAGAAGCTGCGGCAGCAGCCGGACGGCGCGCCACTCATGATCTTGGTGCCAGAACAGGGGACATTTCAAGTCGAGCATGCTATCGTGAACTCGCCGGATGTGCAGGGAATGATTCGAGGTCAAGTCCTTAGCTTCAGGCGGCTTGCCTTTCGGGTCATGCAAGAAATTGGCGGTACAGCCTTGCTTCCGATTAATGATGAAGGCAAGAAAATGCTGCTCTATACTATTATCCACCGTCATCAGAAGGAGCTTCGTCTGTTCGGGAAATCGGCGGATCAGCTCGGTTTTGTCGATAAACTGAATGAACTCTACAACGAATTCAAGCGGTATTGCCTTGATGTCACGCAGCTCGAAGAGCATGAAGCATTCGCTGCACAGCATATGAGCAGTCAGACAATTGTGCAGGACAAGCTTCATGATATTACGCTGATCTATCGGGAGTTCGAGCAATCGCTTGCGAATCGTTATGTCGATTCGGAGCATTATCTTGCTCTCCTCGCTGAGGGGTTGCCGCAGATCGCGTCCATCGCGAATACGGAGATTTGGATTGACGGATTCCATGGGTTTACGCCGCAAGAATACCAGGTCTTGGAACAAATCGTAAAGTATGCGGCACGTGTAACGATCACTTGCTGTGTGGATAAGCCCTATGACGATGGAGTGCCGCCTCATGAACTCGAGCTGTTCCATCCTGCTGCGACGACCTATATGCAGATTCGTGCGCTAGCCGAGCAGCTGTCTGTTCCCGTGGAACCTTCGATTGTGCTCGAGGATTCGCCTCTTCCGCGCTACCTTCACAGTCCGATGCTATCCCATCTCGAACGGGCGTATGATCGCCGTACTCCCATGCGCATGGTTGATACAACGATCGTGCAGCCGGATAACCCTGCATGCGGGGTTACCCTGTATGGCGCTGTGAATCGCCGGGCAGAGGTTGAGGGTGTCGTTCGCGAGATGCTGAGACTATCTAGAGAACGCGGCGTCCGTTGGCGTGAGATGGCGATTATGGTACGTAATATTGCGGATTATGAAGAGCTGGTTACGACCATTTTTACGGACCATGATATTCCTTACTTCCTTGATCAGAAGAGAAAAGTACTGCATCATCCGTTAGTTGAATTCATTCGGTCCTCCCTTGAAATCGTGTCGAATCATTGGCGTTATGACGCTGTGTTTCGCGCGATCAAAACGGATTTTCTCTTGCCGGCAGATGGAAGCGTTGGCCGACATGAGATGGATAAACTAGAAAATTATGTCCTTGCAACGGGAATTCAAGGCTCGCGGTGGACCGATGGCCGGCCTTGGCGGAAGATGCATGCAGTCTCGCTGGATCCAAATGAGGATGCGAGCGCAACGGAATTAGAACTCGAGATGGATTCGAACGATGAGCTTGAACAATGCCGTGAACGAATTGTGCAGCCGCTGCATGCTTTTGAGAAGGCACTCAAAAATGCGCGTAACGTACGCGGTATGTGTGAAGCGGTGTATAGTCTGCTCGTTCGTGTTGAGGCGGCTAATCGGCTTGATCGCATGAGCCATGAGCAGGTGCTCGCAGGGCAGCCGCAGCGGGCCAAGGAACATCGGCAATTATGGGGCAATGTGATCGATATGCTCGATCAAATCGTTGAGATGATGGGTGACGAAGAACTAAGCATCGAGCTGTTCGCCGGCGTGGTGGAGACAGGCCTTGAGAGCATGAAGCTCGCCCTCGTCCCGGCTGCGCTGGATCAAGTCCTCATAGGCAGCATGGATCGTACACGTTCAGGTCAGATCAAACACTGCTTCATGCTGGGTGTAAATGACGGCGTCATACCGGCAAGGGCGATCGAAGATGGTGTCTTGACTGAGCAGGAGAGGGAGCGACTGGAAGAGATCGGGCTGCGACTTGCGCCCGGCATTCGTCGCAAATTGCTGGATGAGCGTTTTATTATTTATCAAGCCTTGACGACGCCTAGCGAGCATTTATGGGTGAGTTATCCGCTTGCCGATGAGGAAGGCAGAACGCTGCTTCCATCCGAGTTGATGCGTCATTTACGGACGATTTTCCCAGGAATTCAGGAACGGCTGCTCACAGGTGAACCGCATCCGCTTCAGTCTACGGAAGAGCAGCTCCGTTACATTGCTCATCCGGAACGGACATTGTCGTACCTGATCGTACAACTTCGCCAATGGCGACGCGGACTTGATATTGCGGAGTTCTGGTGGCAAGTATTCGATTGGTTCGCGAATCAAGAAGCGTGGCAGCCGAAGCTTCAGATGCTGCTGCAGTCGTTATTCTATCGCAATGACGTCGCTTCGCTGGGAGCCGAGACCAGTAGAAAATTGTATGGCGCGCATTTGAAATCGAGTGTATCGCGGATGGAGAAGTATGTCTCTTGTCCTTTCGCTCATTTTGCATCGCATGGGCTCAAACTGAAGGAACGGCAGTTATTCCGACTAGAAGCGCCGGACATCGGGCAGTTGTTTCATGCGGCGCTCAGCCAGATGGCCGTACAGTTCAAAGAAGAGAATCGCCATTGGGGCGATTTAACGCCGGAAGAATGCCGATTTGAAGCAGAGAAGATTGTGGATGCGCTGACGCCGCGCCTGCAAGGGGAAATATTGCTCAGCTCCAAACGGTTTGGATATATCGCACGCAAATTAAAAGAAATCGTGGGGCGTGCCGCAGCGATCTTAGGGGAGCATGCTCGACGAGGGTCGTTCGAGCCGATTGGTCTGGAGCTTGATTTTGGACCGGATAAGCCGCTCCCTTCACTGCAATTTACGCTGGATAACGGCTGTACGATGGAGATCGTCGGACGGATTGACCGCGTGGATAAGGCGGAAGGCGACAAAGGCGTCATGCTGCGCGTCATCGATTATAAGTCGAGTCAAACGGATCTCAAGCTGCATGAGGTGTATTATGGTCTATCCCTTCAAATGCTGACGTACCTCGACGTGCTCCTCACAAATGCGGAAGTGTGGCTAGGCGAGAAAGCATTGCCGGCAGGGACGTTGTACTTCCATGTACACAACCCGTTACTGCAAGCCTCGAACGGGCTGTCGCGCGAACAAGCGCATGAACAGACGCTCAAACGATTCAAGATGAAGGGGCTCGTGCTGGCAGATCGGGAGGCTGTGTCCTTAATGGATGCATCGCTCGACAAAGGCTATTCGCAGGTGCTGCCCGTTGCTGTGAAGGCAGACGGAGGCTTCTACAGCAATGCTTCAGTCGCGTCGATGGATCAGTGGGACACGCTGCGGACGGCGGTGAGATCTACGATCCGCCGTATCGGTACAGATATTACGAATGGTGAAGTAGCGATAGAACCTTACAAAATTGCGCAGACGACGGCTTGCGATCATTGCTCCTATAAGCCGGTCTGCCAATTCGATGAGTTAGTCGAAGGGAATCACTTCAAGAAGCTTGCGAAGCCGAAGAAAGATGACGTGTGGAATTTATTAGAGCAGAAGGGAGGGGCAAGCGATGACGATGAACAATAA
- the mtaB gene encoding tRNA (N(6)-L-threonylcarbamoyladenosine(37)-C(2))-methylthiotransferase MtaB: protein MPSVAFYTLGCKVNFYDTEAIWQLFKNEGYEQVDFETQTADVYLINTCTVTNTGDKKSRQIIRRAVRRNPDAIIAVTGCYAQTSPAEILDIPGVDLVIGTQDRDKIMPYIEQLQQERQPINAVRNIMKTREFEELDVPDFAERTRAFLKIQEGCNNFCTFCIIPWSRGLSRSRAPESVVEQAKQLVAAGYKEIVLTGIHTGGYGDDLENYRLANLLWDLDKVEGLERIRISSIEASQITEEVLEVLKKSSKMCRHLHIPLQAGDNDVLKRMRRKYTVEEFATKIARIQEAMPDVAITTDVIVGFPGETDEQFRKGYEFMEKIKFSEMHVFPYSKRTGTPAARMEDQVDEEVKHARVHELIDLSEKMQFAYAEQFVGQVLDIIPERDYKGAPGTGKVMGYSDNYLQVIFEGDESLIGKLCRVKVTEAGVNECMGALVRVIEEQQVG, encoded by the coding sequence ATGCCATCTGTAGCATTTTACACCCTGGGCTGTAAAGTTAACTTCTATGATACGGAAGCGATCTGGCAACTGTTCAAGAATGAAGGTTATGAACAAGTTGATTTTGAGACACAGACTGCTGACGTATACCTCATTAATACATGTACCGTAACGAATACCGGCGATAAGAAGAGCCGTCAAATTATTCGCCGTGCGGTACGCCGTAACCCGGATGCGATCATTGCGGTAACAGGCTGCTACGCGCAGACCTCGCCAGCAGAGATCCTGGATATTCCGGGCGTAGACCTCGTCATTGGGACACAAGATCGGGATAAAATTATGCCGTACATTGAACAGCTTCAACAAGAACGTCAGCCAATTAATGCGGTACGCAACATTATGAAGACGCGTGAGTTCGAAGAACTGGATGTACCGGATTTCGCAGAACGCACACGCGCATTCCTCAAAATTCAAGAAGGATGCAATAACTTCTGTACTTTCTGCATTATTCCATGGTCTCGCGGGTTGTCCCGCAGCCGTGCGCCGGAAAGTGTCGTTGAGCAAGCGAAGCAACTGGTCGCGGCAGGCTACAAAGAAATCGTCCTTACAGGCATTCACACGGGTGGGTACGGAGATGATTTAGAGAACTATCGTCTTGCTAATCTGCTGTGGGATCTGGACAAAGTCGAAGGACTTGAGCGTATCCGAATCAGTTCGATTGAAGCGAGCCAGATTACGGAAGAAGTGCTTGAAGTGCTGAAGAAGTCTTCCAAAATGTGCCGTCATCTGCATATTCCGCTGCAAGCAGGCGATAACGATGTCTTGAAGCGCATGCGCCGTAAATACACGGTCGAAGAGTTCGCGACCAAAATTGCTCGCATTCAAGAAGCGATGCCGGATGTTGCAATCACGACGGACGTCATCGTAGGGTTCCCTGGCGAGACGGACGAGCAGTTCCGTAAAGGTTATGAGTTCATGGAGAAGATCAAATTCTCGGAAATGCACGTCTTCCCTTATTCGAAGCGTACAGGTACGCCTGCAGCGCGGATGGAGGATCAAGTGGATGAGGAAGTGAAGCACGCACGCGTGCATGAACTGATCGACTTGTCTGAGAAAATGCAGTTTGCTTACGCCGAGCAATTCGTCGGCCAAGTGCTTGACATTATTCCTGAGCGTGATTATAAAGGCGCGCCAGGTACAGGAAAAGTTATGGGTTACTCTGATAATTACCTGCAAGTCATCTTCGAGGGTGACGAGTCCTTGATCGGTAAACTCTGCCGAGTAAAAGTGACCGAAGCGGGCGTGAACGAGTGCATGGGTGCGCTCGTACGTGTGATCGAGGAGCAGCAAGTGGGATAA
- a CDS encoding RsmE family RNA methyltransferase — MQRYFIAPEQFGEHSVMITGDDAHHISKVMRARVGEKFIVSDGVSQEALVEVTDIEVSGVTAVIVERIELTQEPQLQVTVAQSLPKGDKMETVIQKCTEIGAVRFIPYMSERTIVQYDAKKEAKRVERWGKIAKEAAEQAHRNRVPEVESASTWKQMLGRLASYDLVLFCYEKEEGLQLRDVVQPFVADISRDRAVQVMVMVGPEGGFTVQEMEAAEAAGAKSVGLGRRILRTETAAMVALTCLFYESGEMGGV, encoded by the coding sequence ATGCAGAGATATTTTATTGCGCCGGAGCAATTTGGCGAACATTCAGTTATGATTACGGGCGATGATGCCCATCATATTAGCAAAGTTATGCGTGCTCGCGTTGGCGAGAAGTTTATTGTAAGCGACGGCGTGAGTCAAGAAGCCTTGGTCGAGGTGACAGATATTGAAGTGAGCGGGGTAACGGCGGTAATTGTGGAGCGAATCGAGCTCACGCAGGAGCCCCAGCTGCAAGTGACCGTAGCTCAAAGTCTACCTAAAGGCGACAAGATGGAGACCGTCATTCAGAAATGTACGGAGATTGGCGCGGTGCGATTCATTCCGTATATGTCAGAGCGTACAATTGTCCAATACGATGCTAAGAAAGAAGCGAAGCGGGTCGAACGCTGGGGCAAAATTGCGAAGGAAGCTGCTGAGCAAGCCCATCGCAATCGCGTGCCTGAAGTCGAGTCTGCGAGCACATGGAAGCAGATGCTAGGTCGATTGGCGTCGTATGATTTAGTGTTGTTCTGTTATGAGAAGGAAGAAGGGCTTCAGCTACGCGATGTGGTACAGCCATTCGTTGCAGACATCAGCCGGGACCGTGCCGTACAGGTCATGGTGATGGTCGGTCCTGAGGGCGGTTTTACCGTGCAGGAGATGGAGGCTGCCGAAGCGGCGGGCGCGAAGTCTGTTGGACTTGGAAGACGTATATTACGCACGGAGACGGCTGCTATGGTCGCGCTCACGTGCCTTTTCTATGAATCTGGAGAGATGGGAGGCGTGTAG
- a CDS encoding SPL family radical SAM protein, which produces MQPELKATQPKSILTATGGFLKGYSHSLNPYTGCAFACSFCYVRKLPVSIFRSQPWGTWVDMKQGAAELLRKELIRAKKKGPVTIFMSSSTDPYQPVEYEARITRSLLEVMAVEKPDFLFVQTRSPLVTRDMDLFEQLQDRIRISMTIETDLEAVRKQFTPSAPPIMARYNALRQLTEAGLPTQATVAPVLPSSEAFGAWLSQASRRVCVDDYFMGDGNQGKRTKALGISKLYTEDQAGWYDPEAYLRVIATLKPHFDEDQIFVSEQGFAPTC; this is translated from the coding sequence GTGCAGCCAGAGTTAAAAGCCACACAGCCGAAAAGCATACTCACGGCGACGGGCGGGTTCCTGAAAGGATATTCACACTCTTTGAACCCTTACACGGGCTGCGCTTTCGCTTGCTCTTTTTGTTATGTGCGAAAGCTGCCCGTGTCTATATTTCGTAGTCAGCCTTGGGGTACCTGGGTTGATATGAAGCAGGGGGCAGCCGAGCTTCTTCGCAAAGAATTGATCCGTGCTAAGAAGAAAGGGCCGGTGACGATTTTTATGTCATCGAGCACAGATCCGTATCAACCAGTTGAATATGAAGCGCGCATCACACGCTCACTGCTTGAAGTCATGGCGGTAGAGAAACCGGATTTTCTATTCGTTCAGACACGCAGTCCGCTTGTAACGCGGGATATGGACTTATTCGAACAGCTACAGGATCGCATTCGGATCAGCATGACGATCGAGACGGACTTGGAGGCTGTGCGGAAGCAGTTCACGCCATCGGCACCGCCGATTATGGCGCGTTACAACGCATTACGTCAGTTGACCGAAGCAGGATTGCCAACACAAGCAACGGTGGCCCCCGTCTTACCAAGCTCGGAAGCATTTGGGGCATGGTTGTCACAGGCATCTCGCCGTGTCTGTGTAGACGATTATTTTATGGGTGATGGCAATCAAGGGAAACGTACCAAGGCGCTAGGTATTTCCAAGCTATATACGGAAGATCAAGCCGGATGGTATGATCCTGAGGCTTATCTCCGCGTGATCGCAACGCTTAAACCTCATTTTGATGAAGATCAGATATTCGTTAGCGAACAAGGTTTTGCTCCTACGTGTTAA
- a CDS encoding NUDIX hydrolase — protein sequence MQEISAGGVVYRKSPAGLEIQLIRDRFGKISLAKGKMEPGETIEETALREIQEETGMIGRIVAPIDQISYVYTHPVHGETEKIVHYYVVEALEGDLQAQVEEIDGVSWFSPQEAWLQQKQQGYDNNDRILQKALEWLQVEVDFA from the coding sequence ATGCAAGAGATCAGCGCAGGCGGTGTCGTCTACCGCAAAAGCCCAGCAGGATTGGAAATTCAATTAATTCGAGATCGGTTCGGTAAAATTTCGCTTGCGAAAGGCAAGATGGAGCCCGGCGAGACGATCGAAGAGACAGCTCTTCGTGAGATTCAAGAAGAGACGGGCATGATCGGTCGTATCGTGGCACCGATCGATCAAATTTCTTATGTCTATACCCATCCTGTCCACGGGGAGACGGAGAAAATCGTTCATTATTATGTCGTGGAAGCGTTAGAGGGAGATCTGCAAGCGCAGGTCGAAGAGATCGACGGCGTATCTTGGTTCTCTCCGCAAGAGGCGTGGTTACAACAGAAACAGCAAGGATACGATAATAACGATCGCATTTTACAAAAAGCGTTGGAATGGTTGCAGGTAGAGGTGGATTTCGCATGA
- a CDS encoding Na/Pi cotransporter family protein, giving the protein MFTSIIIPLCYGFAMFLFGMKLMELALHIWAGPYLTKAIAVSTKTPLRGLLFSTGITALLQSSTAITVITIGLVNAGLLPFASSLGIILGSNIGTCLTTELIGLNLNQYALPLLLVSLGIWALAVTLGEYKWRTLHSIASWIRTSQYLSLAVVGFSLILIGIEKMKSIAPALQARGLFNWFLEQSAQSLLWGLAAGACITALIHSSAAMIGLTMGLASMNAIPVELGIAIVIGSNIGTCVTALIASLGGSRSGRQVAWTHVVLNVGGAILFYPFLEQLHTVSSWMTPDPAAQVAHAQTIFNVVSSLVALPLCYLPVWQRMRSEI; this is encoded by the coding sequence ATGTTCACATCGATTATTATTCCACTTTGTTACGGATTCGCCATGTTCCTCTTCGGCATGAAGTTGATGGAGCTGGCACTGCACATCTGGGCTGGCCCATACCTTACCAAAGCCATCGCCGTCTCGACCAAAACGCCGCTACGCGGCTTACTATTCAGTACCGGAATAACCGCACTCCTGCAGAGCAGCACGGCAATCACGGTCATCACCATCGGGCTCGTCAACGCGGGACTCTTACCGTTCGCCAGCTCGCTAGGCATTATACTCGGCAGCAATATCGGCACCTGTCTAACGACAGAGCTCATTGGTCTTAACCTCAATCAATATGCACTGCCCCTGCTGCTCGTATCCTTAGGCATTTGGGCCTTAGCGGTAACCCTGGGAGAATATAAATGGAGGACACTGCATTCAATTGCGTCCTGGATTCGGACCTCGCAATATTTGTCCCTTGCCGTCGTTGGATTCTCTCTCATCCTCATCGGTATCGAAAAAATGAAATCCATCGCTCCAGCCTTACAAGCTCGAGGCCTCTTCAACTGGTTTCTGGAACAGTCGGCACAAAGTCTACTCTGGGGGCTTGCAGCAGGCGCCTGTATCACAGCCTTAATTCATAGCAGCGCAGCGATGATCGGGCTGACGATGGGTTTAGCTTCTATGAACGCGATTCCTGTGGAACTCGGGATCGCTATCGTCATCGGCTCGAATATCGGGACTTGCGTCACGGCTCTGATCGCATCGCTAGGAGGAAGCCGCTCGGGCCGTCAAGTCGCATGGACACATGTTGTATTAAACGTCGGTGGTGCGATCCTCTTCTATCCTTTTCTTGAACAACTTCACACCGTCTCCAGCTGGATGACACCTGATCCGGCCGCTCAAGTTGCGCACGCCCAGACTATTTTCAATGTCGTAAGCTCCCTCGTTGCCCTGCCGCTATGTTACCTGCCCGTCTGGCAACGCATGCGTTCAGAGATCTAA
- a CDS encoding class I SAM-dependent rRNA methyltransferase — protein sequence MAAVILQKNRKKRVEQGHPWIYNNEIDRVEGEAKPGDLVQIISEKGKFLAVGYFNPASTITVRVVSYQPLTTMDHAFFVKQFTQCLTHRERFLGEANAYRLVYGEADFLPGLIVDRFADVLVVQILTLGMDVHREAIVSALVEVMHPQGIYERSDVPIRELEGLEQTTGLLYGECPRHVQVRENDLIVEVDIVHGQKTGYFFDQRENRASIEPLMRGWGRRSGIHMQEVDVDGVMERKPVNANGKVVTFPYWDGASVLECFSHTGSFTLNACKYGAKKVTCLDISEHAIESAKKNVELNGFTDRVEFVVADAFDYLRSQVKGAEERSARAQQDVKVDTSVKLNAQTGRTWDVVILDPPAFAKTRSAVAGACRGYKDINLHGMKLVNEGGYLVTASCSYHMRPDLFLETIQEAAKDAGKILRLVEWRAAGKDHPQILGVSEGHYLKFAVFEVRSK from the coding sequence ATGGCAGCAGTCATATTACAGAAAAATCGCAAGAAAAGGGTGGAGCAAGGCCATCCTTGGATTTATAATAACGAAATCGATCGAGTCGAAGGTGAAGCAAAGCCGGGCGATCTCGTGCAAATCATCAGCGAGAAGGGCAAGTTCCTCGCGGTAGGCTACTTTAACCCCGCATCGACGATTACTGTGCGCGTCGTATCCTATCAGCCGCTTACGACGATGGATCACGCGTTTTTCGTGAAACAATTTACCCAATGTCTAACGCACCGGGAACGGTTTCTTGGGGAAGCAAATGCCTATCGTCTTGTCTATGGCGAAGCAGATTTCCTACCCGGCTTGATCGTGGATCGGTTCGCAGATGTACTTGTCGTGCAGATTCTGACGCTTGGGATGGATGTGCATCGCGAAGCAATTGTCTCCGCCTTGGTCGAAGTGATGCATCCGCAAGGCATCTATGAGCGCAGCGATGTGCCTATCCGTGAATTGGAAGGACTAGAACAGACGACGGGGCTGTTGTACGGCGAATGTCCAAGACATGTGCAGGTCCGTGAGAATGATCTGATCGTCGAAGTGGATATTGTCCATGGGCAGAAGACGGGTTATTTCTTCGATCAACGCGAGAACCGCGCTTCGATTGAGCCGCTGATGAGAGGCTGGGGCCGCCGCAGCGGTATACACATGCAAGAGGTTGACGTGGACGGCGTGATGGAACGCAAACCCGTGAATGCTAACGGCAAAGTCGTTACCTTCCCATATTGGGACGGCGCGTCGGTGCTGGAATGTTTCTCGCATACCGGCAGCTTTACGCTAAATGCGTGCAAATACGGTGCCAAGAAAGTGACTTGTCTGGATATTTCGGAGCACGCCATTGAAAGTGCGAAAAAAAATGTGGAGCTGAACGGCTTTACGGATCGCGTCGAATTCGTCGTTGCCGATGCGTTTGATTACTTGCGTTCGCAGGTCAAAGGCGCCGAAGAACGTTCAGCCAGAGCGCAGCAGGATGTGAAGGTGGATACTTCGGTGAAGCTGAATGCACAGACGGGCCGCACATGGGACGTTGTCATTCTGGACCCGCCGGCCTTTGCGAAGACGCGCAGCGCAGTCGCAGGCGCATGCCGCGGATACAAGGATATTAATTTGCACGGCATGAAATTAGTAAATGAAGGCGGATATCTCGTCACGGCAAGTTGTTCGTACCATATGCGACCGGATTTGTTCCTGGAGACGATACAAGAAGCGGCGAAGGACGCAGGCAAAATTCTACGACTGGTGGAATGGCGTGCCGCAGGTAAAGATCATCCGCAGATTCTCGGTGTTTCGGAAGGGCATTATTTGAAGTTCGCCGTGTTCGAAGTACGCAGCAAGTAA